A region of Plectropomus leopardus isolate mb chromosome 16, YSFRI_Pleo_2.0, whole genome shotgun sequence DNA encodes the following proteins:
- the hsf2 gene encoding heat shock factor protein 2, with protein MKHNSNVPAFLTKLWTLVEDADTNEFICWSQEGNSFLVLDEQHFAKEILPKFFKHNNMASFIRQLNMYGFRKVMHIDTGIVKQERDGPVEFQHPYFKHGQDNLLENIKRKVSNTRPEDNKIRQEDLTKILASVQSVHSKQENIDARLATLKRENEALWREISDLRQKHVHQQQLIKKLVHFIVTLVQNNRILNLKRKRPVLMNSNGKKSKYIHQMYNDKVCVEQSSVNSLGGVKGSEISDDVIICDAEVAAEITEGSPRTYEQGDVEIVEVELDSCAVLPAEAEVSPTRTDDIKQTDAGVSAAAAADDSQRSSTLDSSGATSSALQLNKPSGLSLEDPVKMMDSILNENGAISQNINLLGKMELMDYLDSIDCSLEDFQAMLFGKQFGIDTLEEAVSSKENATQLNRSKTEEVNTDKQLIQYISCPLLAFLDGCIPHSELDLATGSSSGTSSSASSYNTHLQPCSSSGASVEAEPPSELLDASLESKQPTRSSLIRLEPLTEAEASADTLFYLCELSPPAAEADSTLLDRA; from the exons ATGAAGCACAACTCGAACGTCCCGGCTTTCCTCACCAAGCTGTGGACGCTTGTCGAGGATGCAGACACCAACGAGTTCATCTGCTGGAGCCAG GAGGGCAACAGTTTCCTCGTGTTGGACGAGCAGCACTTTGCCAAGGAGATCCTGCCCAAGTTCTTCAAGCACAACAACATGGCCAGTTTTATCAGACAGCTCAACATGT atgGATTCCGTAAAGTGATGCACATTGACACAGGTATTGTAAAGCAGGAGAGAGATGGTCCAGTGGAGTTTCAGCACCCCTATTTCAAACATGGACAGGACAACCTGCTGGAGAACATCAAAAGGAAG GTTTCAAACACTCGGCCAGAGGACAACAAGATTCGACAGGAAGACCTGACCAAGATCTTGGCGAGCGTTCAGAGTGTTCACAGCAAACAGGAGAACATCGACGCCAGGCTGGCAACACTCAAGAG gGAGAATGAAGCTCTGTGGAGAGAGATCTCCGATCTGAGACAGAAACACGTCCACCAACAGCAGCTCATCAAAAAG CTGGTACACTTCATCGTCACATTGGTACAGAACAACCGCATCCTGAATTTAAAACGCAAAAG GCCAGTTCTTATGAACAGCAATGGAAAGAAGTCCAAGTACATCCACCAGATGTATAAtgacaaagtgtgtgtggaACAG TCGTCTGTCAACAGTTTGGGTGGCGTAAAGGGCTCTGAGATATCAGACGACGTTATCATCTGTGATGCTGAGGTGGCGGCTGAGATCACAGAGGGGTCACCCAGAACCTACGAGCAAGG TGATGTGGAGATTGTGGAGGTAGAGTTGGACAGCTGTGCGGTGCTACCAGCTGAGGCGGAGGTGAGCCCCACCCGCACAGACGACATCAAACAGACAGACGCTGgtgtgtcagcagcagcagcagcagacgaCAGCCAGAGGAGCAGCACTTTAGACAGCAGCGGAGCAACCAGCAGCGCCCTGCAGCTTAATAAACCCTCAGGCCTGAGTCTGGAGGATCCCGTCAAGATGATGGACTCCATACTGAACGAGAACGGAGCAATATCACAGAACATCAACCTGCTGGGCAA gatggagctgaTGGACTATCTGGACAGTATCGACTGCAGTCTGGAGGACTTCCAGGCCATGCTTTTTGGAAAACAGTTTGGCATTGACACTCTAGAG GAGGCTGTGTCTTCCAAAGAGAACGCAACACAGCTGAACAGGAGCAAGACAGAAGAAGTCAACACAG ATAAGCAACTGATCCAGTACATctcctgccccctgctggcctTCCTCGATGGGTGCATTCCTCATTCAGAGCTGGATCTGGCCACCGGCAGCAGCAGTGGCACCAGCAGCAGTGCCAGCTCCTATAACACCCACCTCCAGCCCTGTTCCAGCTCAGGTGCTTCTGTGGAGGCCGAGCCGCCCTCAGAGCTCCTGGATGCCAGCCTGGAGTCCAAGCAGCCAACCCGCAGCTCCCTGATCCGCCTGGAGCCTCTGACAGAGGCAGAGGCCAGCGCAGACACACTCTTCTACCTGTGCGAACTGAGTCCTCCTGCAGCGGAGGCTGACTCCACCCTGCTGGACAGAGCGTGA